ACGTCCATGTTGGTGAGATGACAATTCACTCAATAGCGGTACATTTCCTGGTGATGCTACTTGGGCAGTGAGATGATTCATGTTGTCTGGTCAAGGTCAGGGTTAAAATGAGGTTTACAATATGTTGGAATTCAATATATAGGGATAGAACATAACAATGTAGCTTTTCAGCTGTTGTTTTTGTCAACATATTCTTCCTGACTTGTCAGAAATGGCTCCTTAGGGAAGGTAAAGTGACTTCTACACCCCCATTACAGATAGTTGGCCTACTGTTGGTGAGGTATATTCACATGGTGTTATTGTTGGTGGAGCTACAATGACAAAATAACAGGGCGAATACCATACTACCATACTACCATACTTCCATACTACCATAGACCATACTACCATAGACCATACTACCATAGACCATACTACCATAGACCATACTACCATAGACCATACTACCGTACTACCGTACTACCATAGACCATACTACCATAGACCATACTACCATACTACCATAGACCATACTACCATAGACCATATGATTTTCAAACATGTATCTCCTTGTCCATAAGACAATTTTATTATCCATCAAATCTTATCAAATGAGAtccatctatctctatctctgctctctcaACCAATCTCTCTCTCCAAACAGATGGTACCTATAagcactgatctaggatcaaatGTCCACACCCCAACACCAGCGTGTTgcgaaatctgtgaatgtattgtaatgtttttaaaatgttataaACTGCCGTTATtttgttggaccccaggaagagtagctgctgccttggcaggaactaattgggatccataataaaccccaggaagagtagatgctgccttggcaggaacttattgggatccataataaaccccaggaagagtagctactgccttggcaggaactcattgggatccataataaaccccaggaagagtagctgctgccttggcaggaactcattgggatccataataaaccccaggaagagtagctgctgtcttggcagtaactaatggggatccataatacaccccaggaagagtagctactgccttggcaggaactcaatgggatccataataaaccccaggaagagtagctgctgccttggcaggaactaatggggatccataataaaccccaggaagagtagctgctgccttggcagtaactattggggatccataataaaccgcaggaagagtagctactgccttggcaggaactcattgggatccataataaaccccaggaagagtagctgctgccttggcaggaactcattgggatccataataaaccccaggaagagtagctgctgccttggaaggaactcattgggatccataatgaaccccaggaagagtagctgctgccttggcaggaactcattgggatccataataaatacaattacaaataccAATCATAACCTTTAGCTCAGATCTAGGATTTGGGCCGGTATTCATAAAGTGCCTCAAGGTAGTgctaatctaggatcagtttttcctGTTAGATCATAATAAATAAGATTAAATGGAccgggggacctgatcctagatcatcacgctttatgaatatgggcccagGTTTCTGATGGATACCCGGCTTTCCAGTGGGAGTGAAACAGTAGAACCAAAGATGTATAAAACTGATGAGAAGGAATAAGGACTTCGTAGGATATGACAGTGTTCCATAAAAACATGTTTCTGATAACAACAGGTCCAAAatgttgtcctatatttatattgtatttttaaaatatttttaatcccaggcccccgtccctgcaggagaccttttgccttttggtaggccgtcattgaaaataagaatttgttcttaactgacttgcttaattATATAAAGGTTCattataatacattttttttaaacttacaAAATCAATATCATTTAAAAACTTCACAGACAGACCTGTGCATCATAACAACACTTCAATCACCAACCACCAGACATACCTCTGTACTCATGCAGTATTtacatatttctctctctctctctctctttgatgaTGGGGGGATTTCTATTCTTCCCTGGCTGTGAGCTCAGCGggtttctctctgtcactctaaTCCCCCCTCTCTGGGCGCCAGCATATAAAAGGTCCGGGAGGGCCCTCTCCACTCACACACCGACCGCCTGAGCCCACTCCTGTACCCACACACTGAGCAGAGGTAAGAGACGgccacacagagatacagagagatgagGGATAGATTAGGTATCTCAAACGTCAAATTCAAATACAGGTCACTCTAAATGGCATCATAGTAACTAGACAGAACACATAAATCACTTATTGTCCTTCACTGACGTGTTTTACCTGGTTCCACAGGGATTGTTTAATGAATGGTTCTTGTTATCTATAAGATCTGGTTGACTATTTTACATTGGAGATTCATTTACTTTTAAGTGGACATGCTTAGTAAATGggccaaaaaaaacaacaaactctTAATTTCTCTTCTTACTGACGTTTGGATCATAAGGGAACTCGAGGAAACATTTTTAAGTGGCCAGTAGCGGTCATGTGGTTAATAAACCTCAACCAAGATGGCTACTCATATTTTTCTGTTCCGTTGATCAATTACAGGCTCTGCTAAGGAGCTAAGGAGTAAAGCAGGGGTCTACTGTCTAGAACACAGTAGGTTTGGGTAAAAGTTGTAGACTTCAATGGGATAAAGTGGTAAATGAGTTGTGTCTGTTTAAACAGCATTAAACTTAGCAGCAGTGTGTTGAACCCTGGTACCTTTCTTTACCTTCTTTGATTTCCTTCCCTCCGTCATCCCTCTGTTTTGTTCCAGTCATCATGTCTGGAGAAAAGTCTAAATCTGCTTCCCAGACCGACGGCAAGGCCGCCCAGGGGAAGAGATCTGAGATGGGCATGAACGCCTACAAGgtaacacacatgcatgcatgcatgcatacacacacacacacacacacacacacacacacacacacacacacacacacacacacacacacacacacacacacacacacacacacacacacacacacacacacacacacacacacacacacacacacacacatgcatgcatatacatacacacacacacacacgcacacatataggcacacacacatggacgcattcacacacatacacacacaaacacatacatgcatgcatacacacacacacacacataatgtatGCATACAAAACCAGATGGCCACACATATATGTTATATAATTGTTGGTACTTTGACACTCGTACGTAACTACTCACACACCGTTTCCACACAATGCCTCTAGTTGCCTGTGGTGGTAAGTCACAGTTGCCATAgctatgtgtgtgtggaggcgtTCTAAGAGAATCACACAAGGACAGTGTTTGCGTCCAAAATGGCCCCCTGtttcctatatagagcactacttttaaccagagccctagtgcactatatagggaataggggaccaTTTGGGATtcaaaaagtgtttgttttgttacaTTACACAGTTCAGCCTCAAAGAAAAAGATGTGAGAATTAAACTGTAATTTCTCTCTTttatctttctcctctctctctctctcgcgcgccctccctccctccctccctccctccctccctccctccctctctctctccctccctccctccctccctccctccctccctccctccctccctccctccctccctccctccctctctccatctcagatGTGCGTCTTCGACCAGGAGAACTTCCAGGGCCGCTGTATGGAGATCACCAATGAGTGCATGAACGTGTGTGACATGGGCATGGACAGGGTCCGCTCCCTGCGTGTCGACTGCGGGCCGTGAGTACTAGCCTGtccctcgacacacacacacctcatttgtgtcacacacacacacacacacacacacacacacacacacacacacacacacacacacacacacacacacacacacacacacacacacacacacacacacacacacacacacacacacacacacacacacacacacacacacacacacacacacctcagcttcACCAACACACACCTAATCCCCACATGCACTTGTAGTGAAATCCTTTCCTTAAACTAACGTTACTATGACACACCCATACCTGTTTGTCAATCTCACACAAACTAACATTTATTCCTATCAAACATTGCTGCAACCATGGTTCTCAATgtgtttctgcctctctctctccccctctcctccccctcccttacccctcctcttcccctctccctctctctccccctttctccctctctcagtttCGTGGGTTATGAGCAGATGAACTTCTGTGGTGAGATGTTCATCCTGGAGAAGGGAGAGTACCCTCGCTGGGACTCCTGGAGCAACTGTCAGAAGAACGACTATCTGCTGTCCTTCAGGCCCGTCCGTATGGTATGTCACACACTCCTCCACTTTTCTCTCCCCATCACTCTGTTCTTCCATCTCTCCAGCACTACATCTCTGTCATTGGCCAGAatacatttacatacacttatctGATCATCATGTATTTCTGCTGTTAGTAATCATCTCTCTTAACATCCATCCACctactcatccatccatccatccatccatccatccatccatccatccatccatccatccatccatcatccatccctccctccctccctccctccctccctccctccctccctccctccctccctccctccctccctccctccctccctccctccctccctccatccatccatcatccatccatccctccatccatccatccatccatccatccatccattaattTATCCAAACTGGTCAGTTCGGCCTGTTATCTGTTAGTTATGTTATGTTAGTTTttaactccacctctctctctcccccacctccctcccctctgtccccctctttccccctctcccctctctctcaggaCCCTGAGAAGCACAAGATCTGCCTGTTCGAGGTTGGAGAGTTCAAGGGTCGTAAGATGGAGATCATGGATGATGATgttccctctctgttctcctacgGATTCACCGATAGGGTCGGCAGCATCATGGTCAGCTGTGGAACGTGAGTGGTCCGCGCTGCGGCAACAGGACACACCCACATCGCAGACAAACATGCCATTGGTCTATAGGATGAGATAGAGCAGGAAGTGGGTGAGACAGTGATGTCATTATGACATAAACAACCAGGCATCACCAAACCTAGATACCTTAGATCGTTTGTAATCTACTGTACAAATTATTCATTCATTTCAAATGGCTGAGTCGTTCCACCGTTTCTATGTAAATAATAGAATTCAGAAACAACAGTTCCAAAAATAGTTTGGAATGACGAAAGTTTCCACAATAGTTTTTAATTGTCAGAGGGGTTCCATTTAGAAGATCATTTAATATATAggctctctgtttccctctggcTTCCTGTGTCTACATACTTCAAATAGAATCTAGTCtgcctctcaaatggcaccctattcccttcatatgcactatgggccctggtcaaaagtagtgtactaaatagggaatagggcaccatttgggacgTATCCCTGAAGATCTATGATTCACTTTCAGAAATGCAGCAGGAATGATGTCAGGATGTCTTTCCTGTGTTAAACAGCCTCTTCAGAATCAGAACAAAGGGTTTTATATAgcacagtttgtgtgtgtttgttcatgcgtgcatgtacatgtgtgtgtatgtatctgtgCGCATGTGAGCTTCGTCTCTCCAGTGTATCTGCACAGTGAGAGAGGAGATAGGTCCAGTTCCTTCATAGATGGGTTTGGCCCACAGTGAGTAGACAGGTTCCCCTCTGGTTGAAACATCAAACGGACAGACTGGTACCTCTACAGGTACCACTACAGGCAAAACGTGACAAACAGATCAATACCTCTGTTTAGCAAGACACATCTCTCCCTCACAGCTTCCAACTCCCCTGCCTGTTCCTCTGATGCTGTCGGCTTCtcatcttttctctctgtctccctcggtTCTCGCTTTCTTTTCTACTTTACTCTTctttgttcatttctctacctctGTGTCcc
The window above is part of the Salvelinus fontinalis isolate EN_2023a chromosome 42, ASM2944872v1, whole genome shotgun sequence genome. Proteins encoded here:
- the crybb1l2 gene encoding crystallin, beta B1, like 2 codes for the protein MSGEKSKSASQTDGKAAQGKRSEMGMNAYKMCVFDQENFQGRCMEITNECMNVCDMGMDRVRSLRVDCGPFVGYEQMNFCGEMFILEKGEYPRWDSWSNCQKNDYLLSFRPVRMDPEKHKICLFEVGEFKGRKMEIMDDDVPSLFSYGFTDRVGSIMVSCGTWVGYQFPGYRGSQYLLEKGDYKHFNEFGARHPQFQSVRRIRDMQWHQHGCYTLSSK